The following nucleotide sequence is from Aspergillus luchuensis IFO 4308 DNA, chromosome 1, nearly complete sequence.
GCTTCAACAAACCACAGACGAGATAATGCAGAGGAATTGAGGAGAAATTCGTCAAGATGCTGAAGGAAAGGGGTCGTCGACATGAAACTTGCTTCAGATGGCGCGCGACAATGCTAGATGCGCATACTCCGGTGTTTACAGACAGGAAGAAGTGTCTTCGAGATAGATATAAAAGAAGGTAATGTTCCTACTCAATATTGACTttctaccatcatcatcaagaatCTTAATTGATCTTTTACTTTGTGCCCTTCTTTACTGCAAACTATCGGGGTCATCAGCGGGCCTGTGGACCTTCACTAGTTCAACGGGATCCTTCACGATTAACCAACTTTGCCACGTTGAACTTCATACAAGGCTGGAAACCCTGTCTCCAGGCTGTGCAATAATCCCTACCGCACGCTGTTCTTATTTTGCTGTCAGATACATAGTAGGTGGATCGATTGCAGGTTGCTATTTTGGACAGCTGAACGTGCTAACCAGGCCAGGTTAGGTAATACTCGGCCCTGGCGGTCATACATACGCATAACTCTGTATTAATACCGTTTGTTACGGAATTTCGGTATGTTTACGCCTGACATCTGACGGGATGTATATGGTTCTGACGCCTATCCACAGATCCTGCCATTGCCAGAAGGCCACGAAAGATAGTCCTTCGCTCATCGGTCTTGCCTAGATAAAGGGCTTGATCTCTCCCTGTGTCCAACTTTCAtctctcaacaccatcttcaaTCAACTGCCACACACTCCACTCAAATACCTCAACTCTTCTCTTCAATCTTCTACACATCTTTACtgctccccttctccttgaacaCATCCCTTTCATCTTCCATACATCAGTATGGCTCCAACAAGGCCAACCCTCCATCCATTGACGACGACAGCTCCCAAGCACTTGACCTTCCCCTCTGAACTTCGTGAGCGGACGTTCACAACATGTCTCGACCTGGACAGACCTGCCAACGATGACAAGAAAGATGAGGACAATGAGGCTACCAtcactcctccttctgcctACACAGAGTTTCTCAACACTTTCAGTCCTATCTTTTCCAGTCCCACGACGTCTCGGGCAAACTTCTACAAGTACATGGCTGATAAGCCTCGCTCGCCTCCTACTTCTGCGCCTTCCAGCACCACGTCTACCACCTTTCCCAGCAGCCGTCCTTCAAGAAGTGCTAGCAACTCATTGCACCAAGCTTCCAATGCTCTTTATACCTCAAAAGGCCCTGTCCAGCGCATGCGCCTGCCCCCACCATACGTCTACACTCCATCGTCTGAGTCTCCTCGGAGCGGACACCCTCTTCATtcgcctttctctccctcggATTGGCGGACTCGTACCTTTGAGTCCCCTGTCAGCGAGGCAGGAAACTCCTTCACTGTCCGACAAGTCGTGACTACTACAATCAAGTATAAGCGGGCTCCCCAGCTGGACCCTCCGCCGCAGGGCAAGCGGAGAAGAAACCTTGACCGTCGCAACACTTAAGACGGTTGGACGATTTTCTATGATGTTGTTTCACTACTGTTACTACTGGACAGGATCCAGGAGCACCCAAAACCACTGTATCTCATAGTTTACGGATGCATTATACATGGCTGGTGATGCGTTATGCTTTGTATGGTTTCTGGTTGCGGTCTTACGGGTTATCATTGGGTTGGTTCATTCGTTATTGCCTCGGGTATGCACGCTGAGTCTGGCACTACTACTGGAAAGGCGTTACTGTTCGTTATGATTGGTGATTCTGGCATTTGTTATCTGTTTTTGGTTCCGCTTACTATGATATGATGCATTCGTTTTCTGGTCTATTACTCATCTGCTTATCCATCGTTCAAGTACCATAACATCCGCAATGACTTCTTGAAATAAATTACGATCTCTACCAAAAAATCCCCCGCTATGACCACCAACCAGTAAACCAGAAAATGTCCTAGCTAAACCAATGAAGCCAATCACCAGGCCCCGAACTCTACAGAAGGAATAATCCGCCTACGAAGCACACCAAAGTAAGTAGTCCAAACAATGAAAGATAACCCTTCTTTTCCGAATCCTCCAGGATCGCATCCTCCCACCGTGCTCCAGCCACCTGTCCAACCCACGACCCAATCAAAACGACAAACAGAACAATCGCATCCAAGCTCAACGCAATCCTACGAAATCATGTATGCGTTACATAAACCTAGAGCGCATTCCTTCCAACGCGCGAGCGAGCCGCGTGGGAAACACTCATTGGTCAGCTATTCCTCCTCCGTGCTTGCACGACTAGTTGAGGCTGTGCCGTCCGCGCGGCTACGTCCTGTTTCTTGGATGCTGATAGGGTAGTTGGGACGGTCTACGCGCTTGATGGGTATTGCTGTATACCAGGTGTCAAAATTATTTATcctatttactttttttttccttttctttttttccttttttttagTTATacccttttctcctcccatTTTTGGTATTAGATGACATTTCCTTCCCGTTGGCCTTGATGATAACTAAGTATTTAGGCCGTACTTACGAAGTTATCGCttggttttggttttttGTATGAGCTTTAGCCTCGCACGGGAAAGGATTACGCCTATTGATGTGGTTCTTACTGAATTAACTTTTGTTTGATTTTAGTTGTTGGGTCGTGGGAAGAGAGTGTGTGGAAagcttgtttgttttgttgcTGTTACTATTCACGTATATTGGTTGGGATTATGTGTATTGTAtaggatggtgatgatgggataGACGGCAGGAATGAGTTGCTTGGGTGATGGCTGTCTCGTTTATAAGGCTGCGTGGGAGCTCGTTCCGCCGGTTGGACTGCGCTGATGCACAGTTCAGCGCGTAGGCGCTGGTGGGAATGGCTTTTTTGTAAGAAAGTTAGGTAGGTATTTTGGGTGACAGTGTATTTAGCTCATTGATTAGAGGACGTGTTTAAGCATATGCGGCCTTCGAAGGATGATACTGACTCGTGGTCATTGTGTAAATACCAAGCTAGATACTATTACGAGTGGTTGGTTCCGGACTAGGTGTCTTGCAGCCTTCTTGTTTGTCCTTGATGACCTATCAGACGAAGTTTTAGCGATGTTTGTGGTCCATGATCTGCTTTAGTCGCTCCTTAATGTCGATGTATGGCCATGAAGCGCTCATAGCTCGTGGCCCACGTGGAGCGCAATGTGTTGAGTGAAATCCTTCACTGAAAGCTAGCATCAGCAGCCCGCTGGTACATCGCGGCCTTAATTTCGAGGATTCTGCTAGTCGCTTTTAGCGGTAATAATGAAATAAACAGTACCTTGGTGGTTTGCGTCAGTACAGGACATGTCTGTCGGTGAGCTTCGAGTAGTTCTGCTAACATAGCATTGATTCTATGCCAAGTATACGATGATCCTCCACGGCAGATTGCTGAGAGTTGAAGCCACATCGTCCAGGAAGGAGTGTAACCTCAGTCACGCGGCTTAGATATAAGGTTAGATTATTGGAGAGTTGGAGGTCCATGATGATCTCATCGTTGGTAGTCCTATTCTCTGTTAAGAAAGGCTAGTATGTATTACCAAATGTTGTACTATTTTTGCCAACGCCACATGGTTATAGATTACTAGTGCTTGTCAGACTTGCGAGAACAGGTGCAAATGGGACGTGCGTTTGGATAGCTGGGTAGCCGTAGAGAGCTCATGGACCTAACCTTCGCTTGGGTTCCCCCAAAACACATTCCTGGCGTTGTTGGGAAAAGCGTATCTTCCTTACTTGGTCCTTAATGTGCTATGAGAGGCTGCCGCTGCAGTGGATCTATCGTACGCTCGGTTCGCGTATGATAGATTCGTCCTTCCCAAAGGTAACGTCGTGAGACGGTCCAAATTCATCTACCTATGATGGTAGTATACATTCATCCCTACCTGCTTCATAGCGACGTCGTCTTTCGAGTCCGAGTATGAAAAACAGATCCCCTTAGTATTTTTGATGCACAATGATTCATTCAAAAGCGCGAATTATAGCGGCATGTTGATAAGGGACAAAGATTGGGTTCGTTCCCTTGCATGGGCTGGCTTCGTTTCGAACTTTCCGCCATTCTCATCCATGGATGAATTAGATGGACTTTAAGGATTTATATATGAATTCTGGAATGTCTCTTCGTGTCCACCGTCCTTGCACTAGGTAACATTTGGGGTCCATGGATTGTGGTTGGAATTGGAGTTATGCCTGTGAACCTTTTTGGAGTTCGTCGATTCAGTGACTTGGGAGCAGTGGATGTGCCTCCTATTACTGGTCATAGGTACGTTAGTGGTCGGTAGACATCCTCAAACTAGGCTCACAAGTGGCAGGGTTGGCTATATGTACTTGATCTATCCAAATCTCAAGATGATGGTCGGAGACCACTTAAGCAGAGGTGGCGGATGATCAGGTGACGCCTCACTGCAGTGAATgtcttaataatatacatAATTCAgaatggtggtggaggcctTATGGACAAGTGCTTGCGTTTTATTGCTAAGTGCCGTTCACTGTGTATGCCCTACTgcccttccttttccattATTGAAACATTGCACCCAGTGAAAGATCCGACAATCTTGTATGAAATTCTCACGAATAACATAACAGACGATGTCTACGTATTGTCCCTAACTAGGTCGTATATTTTACGGCGGAAGTTTTCAGCAGAACGGCCAATTTCGCATTAAATGACTAGCAAACAGAGAGCCTCGTTAACAGTTAACGAAAGGATATAGTGGGAACAGCAAAGTCAGCAGCAAGAGCAATAGTAATAttgaaaagcaaaaagcaaaaagcaagaagcaagaagccAAAAGCAAGAAGCGAAAATATAATGTGCAATcggaagcaaaagcaaaacagAACGATGGTATAACGAgggaatatatactagtgatcatcaatcatgaaCAAATCATAAAAGCAAGCATCGAAAGAGTGTGAAGGGAAATCACGTTGGTGTAACATATGAGCAAGCGTCGATATATAAGAGTGTTGGGGCAGAGGAATGATGGCTAGTCAGATCACGAAGGAAAGGTGAAAGAAGTAGTAGCaaaggaaaatgaagaagagtaagaagaagagtagAAGAAAGGTAGAATCGAAGGAGTAATAGGGGTCAGGGAAAGTGGATAGTTGGTAGGGTTCGAACATCAGCGGAAAGGAGAAAGGTGAAAAAGGTGAAGAATGCGAGTAATCACTGACTAGCCAGAGCCCAGAGCGAGAGGATCAATAGCGAAAATGTAGAGAAAGGACCCAAAGGGCCAGGAAAATCGAGACTTACCACACCACCTTGAATATAGAACAGAAGGGCAACGAAATTTGAATGAACAAGGGGATAGACGGGAGGAGGGTCGAGAAGAGGACGCGCAATGGAAAGCAGCAGGGAAACAGAAAGCCCAGAAAATAAGTATCAAATACCCACTGCGTAAGCCCAATGGAACTCCAAATGTCAGAAAGCTCAGGAGATCAAATAGCCACTGCTAAACACCAACCGAACTCCATAACTTCAGATAGCCACCGCGTGACAAATGTCAAAAAGCCATA
It contains:
- a CDS encoding uncharacterized protein (COG:S;~EggNog:ENOG410Q2SF) — protein: MAPTRPTLHPLTTTAPKHLTFPSELRERTFTTCLDLDRPANDDKKDEDNEATITPPSAYTEFLNTFSPIFSSPTTSRANFYKYMADKPRSPPTSAPSSTTSTTFPSSRPSRSASNSLHQASNALYTSKGPVQRMRLPPPYVYTPSSESPRSGHPLHSPFSPSDWRTRTFESPVSEAGNSFTVRQVVTTTIKYKRAPQLDPPPQGKRRRNLDRRNT